Proteins found in one Vagococcus carniphilus genomic segment:
- a CDS encoding PBP1A family penicillin-binding protein — protein MEQIKKIWEIIKTYASKFWTWFGPYWSRFRAWRKRVWKKYHINKIIILVMMSVVLVTSIYLFYLAKNTNVSSLQSGLQQVTTIYDKDGDEAGTLAQYGSKGSFVKIDEISPFVKDAVISTEDRGFYEHKGYSIKGIARAAVRKVVRRNNSGGGGSTITQQLAKNAFLSQEQTMTRKAKELFLAIEIEKEYTKDEILEMYLNKSYFGNGVWGIQDASKKYFGKDAKDVTIDEAAVLAGMLKGPSIYNPIDSMENAIARRDTVLSVMVDNGKLDKAEADNLMKQPLHISDSYVPQHDTYKYPYYFDSVIAEAIDKTKLKDEEISNGGYKIFTTLDQQYQIGMDETFANDSLFPSAASDGAIVEGATIALNPKTGGIMGVIGGRGEYTYRGFNRATDSMLSPGSTLKPISVYTPALEAGYKPDDVLKDEALSYYDVQNYSRTYAGEATMTQSLIQSLNAPAVWLLNEIGIDQGFKKTEQFGIKLDEKDRYHGLALGGLTKGTTPLNMASAYSVFANQGNKVEPHFISKIEDANGVIIYENEKPKSKRVTTPEVADEMTSMLQGVFSSGTGMEAKPAGYTIAGKTGTTENINADGMSKDQWIIGYTPDVVVSTWIGFDKSGKDHYLTGSSGSNLSNIFRDETQRILAASPNTPFSVGDVTQGESEEENSKTDIKDSINDIGDKMKDGANTLGDGIKKGVDKAGQIWDSIWNKVAQ, from the coding sequence ATGGAACAGATAAAAAAAATTTGGGAGATTATTAAAACTTACGCGTCGAAGTTTTGGACGTGGTTTGGTCCATACTGGAGCCGCTTTAGAGCGTGGCGAAAACGAGTATGGAAAAAATACCATATTAATAAAATAATTATCCTTGTGATGATGAGTGTTGTTTTAGTTACTAGTATCTATTTATTTTATTTAGCTAAAAACACCAATGTTTCGAGCTTACAGTCAGGTTTGCAACAAGTAACAACGATCTACGATAAAGATGGTGATGAAGCAGGAACATTAGCTCAGTACGGTTCTAAAGGAAGCTTTGTAAAAATTGATGAAATTTCTCCATTTGTTAAAGATGCTGTTATTTCAACAGAGGACAGAGGCTTTTATGAACATAAAGGTTATAGTATTAAAGGGATTGCTAGAGCAGCTGTGAGAAAAGTTGTTAGAAGAAATAACAGTGGTGGTGGTGGTAGTACAATCACCCAACAGTTAGCAAAAAATGCTTTTTTAAGTCAAGAACAAACAATGACCAGAAAAGCTAAAGAGCTCTTTTTAGCTATTGAAATCGAAAAAGAATACACAAAAGATGAAATTTTAGAAATGTATTTGAATAAATCTTATTTTGGTAATGGGGTTTGGGGAATACAAGATGCGTCTAAAAAATATTTTGGTAAAGACGCAAAAGATGTCACAATTGATGAAGCAGCCGTGCTTGCTGGTATGCTTAAGGGACCAAGTATTTATAATCCAATAGATAGTATGGAAAATGCAATTGCTAGAAGGGATACGGTTCTTTCCGTTATGGTGGATAATGGCAAATTAGATAAGGCTGAAGCAGATAATTTAATGAAACAACCTCTGCATATTTCAGATTCTTATGTTCCACAACATGATACGTATAAATATCCTTACTACTTTGACTCTGTTATTGCAGAAGCGATTGATAAAACAAAGTTAAAAGATGAAGAAATTTCAAATGGTGGATATAAAATTTTTACAACATTAGATCAACAATATCAAATTGGGATGGATGAAACATTTGCGAATGATAGTTTATTCCCATCAGCTGCTTCAGATGGCGCTATTGTTGAAGGAGCTACAATTGCCCTTAACCCTAAAACAGGAGGAATTATGGGAGTTATTGGAGGACGTGGTGAGTATACCTATCGTGGCTTTAACAGAGCAACTGATTCAATGTTATCACCAGGCTCTACTTTAAAACCAATTTCTGTTTACACACCAGCTCTTGAAGCAGGCTATAAACCAGATGATGTTTTAAAAGATGAAGCACTTAGTTATTATGATGTTCAAAACTATTCCAGAACTTACGCTGGAGAGGCGACTATGACTCAATCATTGATTCAAAGCTTAAACGCCCCAGCTGTTTGGTTATTGAATGAAATTGGTATCGATCAAGGATTTAAAAAGACTGAACAATTTGGTATTAAATTAGATGAAAAGGACCGTTATCATGGGTTAGCTTTAGGTGGTTTAACAAAAGGAACGACACCACTTAATATGGCTAGTGCTTATAGTGTGTTTGCTAATCAAGGAAACAAAGTCGAACCTCATTTTATTTCTAAGATTGAGGATGCTAATGGTGTTATTATTTATGAGAATGAAAAACCAAAATCTAAACGTGTGACAACTCCAGAAGTAGCTGATGAAATGACAAGCATGCTACAAGGCGTATTCAGCTCAGGAACTGGTATGGAAGCAAAACCTGCTGGCTACACGATAGCTGGTAAAACAGGAACAACCGAAAATATTAATGCTGATGGTATGTCAAAAGACCAGTGGATTATTGGTTATACACCTGATGTAGTTGTCTCAACATGGATTGGTTTTGATAAAAGTGGGAAAGATCACTATTTAACAGGAAGTAGTGGTAGTAACTTATCCAATATCTTTAGAGATGAAACGCAACGTATTTTAGCAGCATCACCTAATACACCGTTTTCTGTGGGAGATGTGACCCAAGGTGAATCAGAAGAAGAAAATTCTAAAACAGACATAAAAGATTCGATTAATGACATTGGAGATAAGATGAAAGATGGCGCTAACACGCTTGGCGATGGCATTAAAAAAGGTGTCGATAAAGCTGGACAAATTTGGGATAGTATTTGGAATAAAGTTGCTCAGTAA
- a CDS encoding YlbF family regulator: MTANIYDSANQIEREIRQMDEFKALQAAFEAMKAEEESFNLFRDFQELQMELQQKQMQGLEFSEEDATKAQEMAAKVQETAVIQDLMQKEQAFSMIVNDLNRIIMKPVQELYQMGE, from the coding sequence ATGACAGCTAATATTTATGATAGTGCTAATCAAATCGAACGCGAAATTCGCCAAATGGATGAATTCAAAGCTTTACAAGCAGCCTTTGAGGCAATGAAAGCAGAAGAAGAATCATTTAACTTATTCAGAGATTTCCAAGAACTTCAAATGGAACTACAACAAAAACAAATGCAAGGGCTAGAGTTTTCTGAAGAAGACGCAACAAAAGCTCAAGAGATGGCAGCAAAAGTACAAGAAACTGCTGTTATTCAAGATTTAATGCAAAAAGAACAAGCGTTTAGTATGATTGTTAACGATTTAAATCGTATCATCATGAAACCTGTTCAAGAATTATATCAAATGGGTGAATAA
- a CDS encoding metallophosphoesterase family protein, with translation MRFIHTADLHIDQPFSGVNSEQTYIQDLLKSSNQQVLANIVDRCIEKKVDFLLIVGDTFHQVQSSIHTQKLMMEQFKRLEDEDIKVVLSFGNHDYYQAHRYWFEWPDNVILFKKEEVQTKTIQLRNGESVAISGFSYENRWIEKSMVSEFPSRNQETTYHIGFYHGDQTSNYAPFTWSELPSSYDYWALGHIHKAEVLTDNPLTAYSGTPQGHTKKEDQAKGVLLVDINSGGSDYGWLDVANIKWHKSEIEIDEALEKKELLLVLEEKINDSKYTHPLNIVDVNVTTTAENARDLLNEKEEILLFLQETILKKSNHKILLKDIALRQSTSDKLIMGFETTLIDDLGRKYKNKDNFKKTVNDLLQQPAIAKYLSWEEEDITERVDESSQLIKDKMIFKNEVGQ, from the coding sequence ATGAGATTTATTCATACAGCTGATTTACATATAGACCAACCTTTTTCTGGTGTTAACTCAGAACAGACGTATATTCAAGATTTATTGAAGTCATCGAATCAACAAGTTTTAGCTAATATTGTGGATCGATGTATTGAGAAAAAGGTCGATTTCTTATTAATAGTAGGGGATACTTTTCATCAAGTTCAATCATCTATTCATACACAAAAATTAATGATGGAACAATTTAAACGATTAGAAGATGAGGATATCAAAGTTGTCCTATCTTTTGGTAACCATGATTATTATCAAGCGCATCGTTATTGGTTTGAATGGCCTGATAATGTCATCTTGTTTAAAAAAGAAGAGGTCCAAACTAAAACAATTCAATTAAGAAATGGCGAATCAGTTGCCATTAGTGGATTCTCTTATGAAAATAGATGGATTGAAAAATCAATGGTTAGTGAGTTTCCTAGTAGAAATCAAGAAACGACGTACCATATTGGGTTTTATCATGGTGATCAAACATCAAATTATGCACCATTTACTTGGTCTGAATTACCATCAAGCTATGATTATTGGGCATTAGGTCACATTCATAAAGCAGAAGTGTTAACAGATAATCCCTTAACAGCTTATTCTGGTACGCCTCAGGGACATACGAAAAAAGAAGACCAAGCTAAAGGTGTTTTATTAGTTGATATTAATAGTGGTGGCAGTGATTATGGTTGGCTAGATGTTGCTAATATCAAATGGCATAAAAGTGAAATTGAAATAGATGAAGCTCTAGAGAAAAAAGAACTCTTACTTGTTTTAGAAGAAAAAATTAATGATTCTAAATACACTCATCCGTTAAATATTGTGGATGTTAATGTCACAACAACAGCTGAAAATGCAAGAGACTTATTAAATGAAAAAGAAGAGATTTTACTATTCTTACAAGAAACCATTCTTAAAAAATCAAACCATAAAATCTTATTAAAAGATATTGCATTGCGTCAAAGTACATCTGATAAATTAATTATGGGATTTGAAACAACATTGATTGATGATTTAGGTAGAAAATATAAGAACAAAGATAATTTTAAAAAGACAGTTAATGACTTGTTACAACAACCAGCAATTGCTAAGTATTTATCTTGGGAGGAAGAAGATATAACTGAGCGTGTGGATGAAAGTAGTCAATTAATTAAAGATAAAATGATTTTTAAAAATGAGGTAGGCCAATGA
- a CDS encoding ATP-binding protein produces MKLLQLKIDGFGKFNNQVFNIESQNQLIFGENEAGKSTIYQFIRTILFGFPKKREMIRDFTPVNGAVYGGKVIFEDSLHGKVTVERYKERNKGQASVLLENGQIGNDLLLEKILSPLTKETFDQIFSFQQEQLTELNQLNEVKLQHLLLTVGLTGSERLTKMNDNFLKERQKLFKPSGRIPEINQRLRQLKKLEQQIELVESQEATYQVKQKRMLELTESIAEVEKEKNYQFELEKTILEQQKRFPMYVEWESLTKETKGESEASTQKIEAVQKALNNHRFLLDKEKELLENQSGQLGVESPAYQFYLENQSIFDDLLEDQLAVESMTERRQLLEEQLKEYRQSKETLYKKYRLSEDKINIELTPDVEEEMVSLAKEEEELVREKVVLSNEKSRLLIRRKDMDTALTTAENQLMVVPSDEAEPVKKKGLDPLSKKLFSGLSIAVALLISSLAIVLDQTWIYVPVIILILLGLYGFVSVKKNQPVKEEEVAVSKEDYLLQLTASDEVEHLLHELEAQLTEIESKLETLQIRKQEWADQYGFSMKETMTLWLSRIPIYTQLQDIQEKEVEMKQNLAEADKVLTSYAELLAFSKQWISIENKSTKEIYQEMKKFVDEQQKYLKDKALSSSNEQNFQGQLHSIRKQVTKCVEEVLSLIDSATVTTIEEAAIWLKKQDLSKQSQNRIDELELSLGDYFDLTKHYKLVEINHHLISVKNKEDECTEKINGYQNEFQELKYELSQMEKNGSLDMLYQERENKLTIIKELSDQWISYKVAEELTQDVFQYLSDQQLPALLATVTTYFKILTEGNYFKVFVKNGQLFVRDKEQKVWPIIQLSTGAKDQLYTAFRLAFVHLHTEDYEAPVIIDDGWLHFDAKRKLTLFKLLDGFSQQTQVICLSSDQAVRSYFETHDLGIVTIGRDV; encoded by the coding sequence ATGAAACTACTACAATTAAAAATAGATGGATTCGGTAAATTTAACAATCAAGTATTTAATATCGAATCGCAGAATCAACTGATTTTTGGTGAAAATGAAGCAGGTAAGTCAACGATTTATCAATTTATAAGAACCATTTTATTTGGTTTTCCTAAAAAAAGAGAAATGATTCGGGATTTTACACCAGTCAATGGTGCTGTGTATGGTGGAAAAGTTATTTTTGAAGATTCATTACATGGAAAAGTAACTGTTGAGCGCTACAAGGAAAGAAATAAAGGTCAAGCATCTGTTTTACTAGAAAATGGTCAGATAGGAAATGATTTGTTACTTGAAAAAATATTATCTCCTCTAACAAAAGAAACTTTTGATCAAATCTTTAGTTTTCAGCAAGAGCAATTAACTGAATTAAATCAGTTAAATGAAGTGAAATTACAACATTTACTTTTAACGGTTGGTCTAACTGGTAGCGAAAGACTAACGAAGATGAACGACAATTTCTTAAAAGAACGTCAAAAATTATTTAAACCAAGCGGTCGAATTCCTGAAATTAATCAGCGCCTTCGTCAATTGAAAAAATTAGAACAACAAATTGAATTAGTTGAATCTCAAGAGGCTACTTATCAAGTGAAGCAAAAGAGAATGTTAGAATTAACAGAATCTATTGCAGAAGTAGAAAAAGAGAAAAACTATCAATTTGAATTGGAAAAGACGATTTTAGAGCAACAAAAAAGATTTCCAATGTATGTTGAGTGGGAATCACTAACGAAAGAAACAAAAGGTGAAAGTGAAGCCTCTACTCAAAAAATAGAAGCAGTCCAAAAAGCTCTAAACAATCACCGATTTTTATTAGATAAAGAAAAAGAGTTGTTAGAAAATCAAAGTGGACAATTAGGTGTTGAGTCTCCTGCCTATCAGTTTTATTTAGAAAATCAAAGTATTTTTGATGATTTACTAGAGGACCAATTAGCAGTAGAGTCAATGACTGAACGACGTCAATTATTGGAAGAGCAATTAAAAGAGTATCGTCAAAGTAAAGAAACTCTTTATAAAAAATATCGCTTGTCTGAAGATAAAATTAATATTGAATTAACACCTGATGTAGAAGAAGAAATGGTGTCTTTAGCTAAAGAAGAAGAAGAATTAGTTCGAGAAAAAGTGGTACTTTCAAACGAAAAAAGTCGTCTACTTATTCGCCGAAAAGACATGGATACAGCATTAACAACAGCTGAAAATCAATTGATGGTTGTTCCTAGTGATGAAGCAGAGCCAGTGAAGAAAAAAGGTTTAGATCCTTTATCTAAAAAATTATTTTCAGGTTTATCGATTGCTGTAGCGTTATTAATTTCTTCCTTAGCAATTGTTTTAGATCAGACTTGGATATATGTTCCTGTTATTATTTTAATTTTATTAGGTCTTTATGGTTTTGTTTCTGTTAAGAAAAATCAACCAGTAAAAGAAGAGGAAGTTGCTGTTTCTAAAGAAGATTATTTACTTCAATTAACTGCTTCAGATGAAGTAGAACATTTGCTTCATGAACTAGAAGCACAACTTACTGAAATTGAATCTAAATTAGAAACCCTTCAAATTCGCAAACAAGAATGGGCAGACCAATATGGTTTTTCAATGAAAGAAACGATGACGCTATGGTTATCTAGAATTCCAATTTATACGCAACTTCAAGATATTCAGGAAAAAGAAGTTGAGATGAAGCAGAATTTAGCAGAAGCTGATAAAGTATTGACGTCATATGCGGAGTTACTAGCTTTTTCCAAGCAATGGATTTCAATTGAAAATAAATCAACTAAAGAAATTTACCAAGAGATGAAAAAATTTGTTGATGAACAACAAAAATATTTAAAAGACAAAGCCTTATCAAGTAGTAATGAACAGAACTTCCAAGGGCAGCTTCATAGTATAAGAAAACAAGTAACCAAATGTGTTGAAGAAGTTTTATCATTAATTGACAGTGCAACTGTTACGACTATTGAAGAAGCAGCTATCTGGTTGAAAAAACAAGATCTATCTAAGCAAAGTCAGAATAGAATTGATGAATTAGAACTTTCATTAGGTGACTACTTTGATTTGACGAAACACTATAAATTAGTTGAAATTAACCACCATTTGATTAGTGTTAAAAATAAAGAAGATGAATGTACAGAAAAAATCAATGGTTATCAGAATGAATTCCAAGAATTAAAATATGAGTTATCTCAAATGGAAAAAAATGGCTCTTTAGATATGTTGTATCAAGAAAGAGAAAATAAATTAACCATTATTAAAGAGTTATCTGATCAATGGATTTCATACAAGGTAGCTGAAGAGTTGACCCAAGACGTGTTCCAATATCTATCTGATCAACAATTACCAGCGCTTTTAGCAACAGTAACGACTTACTTTAAGATTTTAACAGAAGGAAATTATTTCAAAGTATTTGTTAAAAATGGTCAGTTGTTTGTTAGAGATAAAGAGCAAAAGGTTTGGCCAATTATTCAATTATCAACGGGAGCTAAAGATCAACTTTATACAGCTTTTAGATTAGCCTTCGTTCATCTTCATACTGAAGATTATGAAGCACCAGTTATTATAGACGATGGTTGGCTACATTTTGATGCTAAACGAAAACTAACTCTGTTTAAATTATTAGATGGTTTTAGTCAACAAACTCAGGTGATTTGCTTATCATCTGATCAGGCGGTTAGGTCTTATTTTGAAACACATGATTTAGGAATTGTGACAATCGGAAGGGATGTATAG
- a CDS encoding 3'-5' exoribonuclease YhaM family protein has translation MKKLRELAVDETFELFALLKMADVRVARNGKKFIAFTFQDTSGTIDGKYWGASEEEIEKFVAGKVVLLGGKRETYQNMPQIKILNLRLAQVGEPEDPALYMEKPPVQIDELKETFNKYLFEITNAKWHRIVRHILGKYQKEFFDFPAAKRNHHAFVGGLAYHTITMLELAKGVCSQYPELNPSLLYAGVILHDIGKVKELSGPVGTEYTLAGNLLGHIVMVDEEITKACVELNISETDEEILVLKHVVLAHHGLLEYGSPVRPKIMEAEILHHLDNLDASMQMMLGALKQVEPGEYTDRIFGLDNRNFYLPKI, from the coding sequence GTGAAAAAACTAAGAGAATTAGCTGTAGATGAAACATTTGAACTATTTGCCTTATTAAAAATGGCAGATGTCAGAGTTGCTAGAAATGGTAAAAAATTTATTGCTTTTACTTTTCAAGATACATCTGGCACAATTGATGGTAAGTATTGGGGAGCTTCTGAGGAAGAAATCGAAAAATTTGTTGCTGGTAAAGTAGTGCTTTTAGGTGGTAAAAGAGAAACTTATCAAAACATGCCTCAAATTAAGATTCTTAATCTTCGTCTAGCACAAGTGGGAGAACCAGAAGATCCAGCTCTTTATATGGAAAAACCACCCGTTCAAATTGATGAATTGAAAGAAACATTTAATAAATACTTATTTGAAATTACGAATGCTAAGTGGCATCGAATTGTACGTCACATTTTAGGGAAATATCAAAAAGAATTTTTTGATTTTCCAGCAGCTAAAAGAAACCATCACGCCTTTGTAGGTGGTTTAGCGTACCATACGATTACCATGTTAGAGTTAGCAAAAGGGGTTTGCAGCCAATATCCTGAGCTGAATCCATCCTTACTTTATGCCGGTGTTATTCTTCATGACATCGGAAAAGTAAAAGAATTATCAGGTCCAGTTGGTACAGAGTATACATTAGCCGGAAACTTATTAGGACACATTGTTATGGTAGATGAAGAAATTACCAAGGCTTGTGTGGAACTTAATATTTCTGAAACCGATGAAGAAATCCTTGTTCTAAAACATGTGGTATTAGCTCATCATGGTTTACTAGAATATGGTTCTCCTGTTAGACCTAAAATTATGGAAGCAGAAATCTTACATCATTTAGATAATCTAGATGCTTCAATGCAAATGATGTTAGGTGCGCTTAAACAAGTTGAACCAGGCGAATACACAGATCGTATTTTCGGTTTAGATAATCGTAACTTTTATTTGCCAAAAATTTAG
- a CDS encoding IS1182 family transposase yields the protein MYKNYNMKQVTLSLDLEIYLEKNDIAFAINELVESIPSHVFSVFDHQMGTSSYDPRMMLKLILCGYTQSNFSGRKIEAMTKDSIRTRWLTQSQFPNFRTINRFRVNPLVQPILQECFIQFRNQLVSQKLIEEDAIFIDGTKLEANANKYSFVWRKSTTRFDDSLTEKSKIYYKQLVKEKIIPSIHNEDEEWDDKQLNLIADSIETKVSELTEQIDDTEDVTLRKELRRQRKEPKKALKAFREFSDRKKKYKQQYQIFKERNSFSKIDMDATFMRMKEDHMMNGQLKPAYNIQIATNNQYVLAYDTFSNPTDFKTMIPFLTTIKESYFELPNYIVADAGYGSEENYQAILDDFERTPLITYTMYQKEQTKKYKQNPFITNNWKYNELTDSYTCPNNRELHFRNYSTRNDKQGFTKQLKMYECETCIDCPVRSLCTRAKSNKSRVIQKNGNWEYFKAHARELLSDDVTGAIYRRRKIDVEPAFGNLKANLSFNRFSVRGQDKVTQELGFAFMALNLRKLSKFRKDIDRKIRKNKNSKMINLILEFLFCFKRLLGQPLF from the coding sequence ATGTATAAAAATTATAACATGAAACAAGTTACATTATCACTAGATTTAGAAATTTATTTAGAAAAAAATGACATCGCTTTCGCGATTAATGAATTAGTAGAGAGTATTCCAAGTCACGTTTTTTCTGTTTTTGATCATCAAATGGGAACCTCATCTTACGACCCAAGAATGATGTTGAAACTTATTTTATGTGGCTACACACAGTCAAATTTTTCTGGTAGAAAAATTGAAGCGATGACTAAAGATAGTATTCGTACTAGATGGTTGACTCAATCACAATTTCCTAACTTCAGAACCATTAATCGTTTTCGAGTGAATCCTTTGGTTCAGCCGATTCTTCAAGAGTGTTTTATTCAATTTAGAAATCAATTAGTTTCGCAGAAATTGATTGAAGAAGATGCTATTTTTATTGATGGGACCAAATTAGAAGCTAATGCCAATAAATATAGTTTTGTTTGGAGAAAGAGTACGACCAGATTTGACGATTCTCTAACAGAAAAATCAAAAATATATTATAAACAATTAGTCAAAGAAAAAATCATTCCGTCGATTCATAATGAAGATGAGGAATGGGATGATAAACAGTTGAATCTCATTGCCGATTCTATTGAAACTAAAGTATCTGAGTTGACTGAACAAATAGATGATACAGAAGACGTTACACTTAGAAAAGAACTCCGTCGTCAAAGAAAGGAACCTAAAAAAGCCTTAAAGGCTTTTCGAGAATTCAGTGATAGGAAGAAAAAATATAAGCAACAATATCAGATTTTTAAAGAGAGAAATAGTTTTTCAAAAATAGATATGGACGCTACTTTTATGAGAATGAAGGAAGATCATATGATGAATGGTCAACTGAAACCGGCATACAATATCCAAATCGCAACCAACAATCAATATGTTCTAGCTTATGATACTTTTTCAAATCCAACAGATTTTAAAACGATGATTCCCTTTTTGACCACTATCAAAGAATCTTATTTTGAGTTACCTAATTATATTGTAGCTGACGCCGGTTATGGAAGTGAAGAAAACTATCAAGCCATCTTGGATGATTTTGAGAGAACACCATTAATCACCTACACTATGTATCAAAAAGAACAGACCAAAAAATATAAACAAAACCCATTCATTACTAATAATTGGAAATACAATGAATTAACAGATAGCTATACTTGTCCTAACAATAGAGAACTGCATTTTAGAAATTACTCTACTCGCAATGATAAACAGGGATTTACAAAACAGTTAAAAATGTATGAATGTGAAACATGTATAGATTGCCCTGTCAGATCTTTGTGTACCCGAGCAAAAAGTAATAAAAGTAGAGTCATTCAAAAAAATGGTAACTGGGAATATTTTAAAGCTCACGCAAGAGAGCTTTTGAGCGATGATGTAACAGGAGCGATTTACCGTCGAAGAAAAATTGACGTAGAACCAGCCTTTGGAAACCTAAAGGCTAATTTGTCGTTCAATCGATTCTCGGTTAGAGGTCAAGATAAAGTAACACAGGAGTTAGGATTTGCCTTTATGGCTCTAAATTTGAGAAAATTAAGTAAATTTAGGAAGGATATAGACAGAAAAATAAGAAAAAACAAGAATTCCAAAATGATAAACCTCATTTTAGAATTCTTGTTTTGTTTTAAGAGACTTTTGGGTCAGCCTCTTTTTTGA
- a CDS encoding class A sortase, translated as MILLLLVGLSLVFNNQIKNYLVKDTTKKHTISNVTRADVKKNEKKDATFDFDQVESLDFNLVAQATKGRDTGLDTIGGIAIPSVKMNLPIFKGVSNYVLAVGAGTMKEDQRMGEGNYALASHYMYEPSLLFAPLVNVELGDTILLTDLEYIYEYKTVYKEYVEPTRVEVIDDVKGKELVTLVTCDVSGANRLIVQGELVRKVNGKDSPKSMQEAFEMDQTNYY; from the coding sequence ATGATTTTACTGTTATTAGTAGGTTTATCCCTTGTTTTTAACAACCAAATAAAAAATTATCTTGTTAAAGATACAACCAAAAAACATACAATCAGTAATGTTACACGAGCTGATGTTAAAAAGAATGAGAAAAAAGATGCCACATTTGATTTTGACCAAGTTGAATCTCTTGATTTTAATTTAGTCGCACAAGCTACTAAAGGACGAGATACTGGTTTAGATACAATTGGCGGAATTGCTATTCCTAGTGTTAAAATGAATCTTCCTATTTTTAAAGGAGTTTCTAATTACGTTTTAGCCGTGGGTGCTGGTACGATGAAGGAAGATCAGCGAATGGGTGAAGGTAACTACGCTTTAGCCAGTCACTATATGTATGAACCCTCTCTCTTATTTGCACCACTTGTCAATGTTGAATTAGGAGATACCATTCTTTTAACTGACTTAGAATATATTTATGAGTATAAAACAGTATACAAAGAATACGTTGAACCAACTCGAGTAGAAGTTATTGATGACGTTAAAGGAAAAGAACTTGTAACGCTTGTTACTTGTGACGTTTCAGGAGCAAACCGTTTAATTGTTCAAGGTGAACTTGTCCGAAAAGTTAACGGAAAAGATTCACCAAAATCAATGCAAGAAGCTTTCGAAATGGATCAAACCAATTACTACTAA
- a CDS encoding D-alanine--D-alanine ligase, giving the protein MKITLIYGGKSAEHDISILSAFSILNAIYYNYYEVQIVYISKDGQWLKGPIFNKAPESKEVLNLTLKNAQPILPSDIKEANSVIFPVLHGPNGEDGTVQGLFEVLGMPYVGAGVLASACAMDKIVAKQLFQQVGIPQLPYVSVIKRHYMNEKEAVLSECEGTLIYPMFVKPANLGSSVGISKAETKEELIEAIENAFKYDRRVVVEQGIEARELEVAVLGNDEVRTTAAGEIVKDVAFYDYESKYIDNKVDLQVPADVSDDVHLKMQEYAKKAYIALDGSGLSRCDFFLTANNEIFLNEVNTLPGFTQFSMYPLLWEHMGISYSDLLEELIQLAKLRHEKKQAIELGQMS; this is encoded by the coding sequence ATGAAAATTACTCTGATTTACGGGGGAAAAAGCGCTGAGCACGATATCTCAATTTTATCAGCCTTTTCAATTTTAAACGCTATCTATTACAATTATTATGAAGTACAAATTGTATATATATCTAAAGATGGTCAATGGTTAAAAGGACCAATCTTTAATAAAGCTCCCGAATCAAAAGAGGTACTTAATTTAACTCTAAAAAATGCACAACCAATTTTACCAAGTGACATTAAAGAAGCTAATAGCGTTATTTTTCCAGTTTTACATGGACCTAATGGGGAAGATGGAACTGTTCAAGGTTTGTTTGAAGTATTAGGCATGCCTTATGTAGGTGCAGGAGTGCTAGCCAGTGCTTGTGCAATGGATAAAATTGTAGCAAAACAGTTATTTCAACAAGTAGGAATTCCTCAACTACCTTATGTATCAGTGATTAAACGTCATTACATGAACGAAAAAGAAGCTGTTCTTTCTGAGTGTGAAGGGACTTTAATTTATCCAATGTTTGTCAAACCTGCTAACTTAGGTTCAAGTGTTGGTATTAGTAAAGCTGAAACGAAAGAGGAATTAATTGAAGCGATTGAAAATGCCTTTAAATATGACCGCCGTGTAGTGGTAGAACAAGGGATTGAGGCAAGAGAATTAGAAGTGGCTGTTTTAGGAAACGATGAAGTCAGAACAACTGCTGCAGGAGAAATTGTAAAAGATGTCGCTTTTTATGATTATGAGTCAAAATATATTGATAACAAAGTAGATTTACAAGTTCCAGCAGACGTATCAGATGATGTTCATCTAAAAATGCAAGAATATGCTAAAAAAGCGTATATTGCTTTAGATGGAAGTGGACTAAGTCGTTGTGATTTCTTTTTAACAGCTAATAATGAAATCTTCTTAAATGAAGTAAATACATTACCAGGCTTTACGCAATTTAGCATGTATCCTTTACTTTGGGAGCATATGGGAATTAGCTACAGTGATTTATTAGAAGAGCTGATTCAACTTGCTAAATTACGTCATGAAAAGAAACAAGCCATTGAATTAGGTCAAATGAGCTAA